One region of Zingiber officinale cultivar Zhangliang chromosome 7B, Zo_v1.1, whole genome shotgun sequence genomic DNA includes:
- the LOC122003626 gene encoding zinc finger protein ZAT12-like isoform X2, which translates to MANILMLLSRGGGVGGGGGGGGGGDESRVFECKTCNRHFPSFQALGGHRASHKKPRMVSGDNSGGYVAAKPRIHECSVCGLEFAVGQALGGHMRRHRASSSQAQGSTTLFSRGPAPAEPAREVAVAEQEARKVVLDLNFPPLENDVDLKLGLGLNLESADN; encoded by the coding sequence ATGGCCAACATCCTCATGCTCTTGTCTCGCGGCGGCGGCGTTGGCGGCGGAGgcggaggaggaggcggcggcgaCGAGAGTCGCGTGTTCGAGTGCAAGACGTGCAACCGCCACTTCCCGTCGTTCCAGGCGCTGGGCGGGCACCGCGCGAGCCACAAGAAGCCGCGGATGGTCTCTGGCGACAACAGCGGTGGCTATGTGGCGGCGAAGCCGAGGATTCACGAGTGCTCTGTCTGCGGGCTCGAGTTCGCCGTCGGCCAGGCGCTGGGCGGACACATGCGGCGCCACCGGGCGTCGTCGTCACAGGCGCAAGGGTCGACGACGTTGTTTTCGCGTGGCCCAGCGCCGGCGGAGCCGGCCAGAGAGGTGGCGGTGGCGGAGCAGGAGGCCAGAAAGGTGGTGTTGGACTTGAACTTCCCGCCCTTGGAGAATGACGTCGATCTCAAACTGGGTTTGGGATTGAATTTGGAGAGTGCCGATAATTAA
- the LOC122003626 gene encoding zinc finger protein ZAT12-like isoform X1, producing MKRSSYRFGGEAKVDSVNMANILMLLSRGGGVGGGGGGGGGGDESRVFECKTCNRHFPSFQALGGHRASHKKPRMVSGDNSGGYVAAKPRIHECSVCGLEFAVGQALGGHMRRHRASSSQAQGSTTLFSRGPAPAEPAREVAVAEQEARKVVLDLNFPPLENDVDLKLGLGLNLESADN from the coding sequence ATGAAGAGATCATCGTATCGATTTGGAGGAGAAGCCAAGGTCGACAGCGTCAACATGGCCAACATCCTCATGCTCTTGTCTCGCGGCGGCGGCGTTGGCGGCGGAGgcggaggaggaggcggcggcgaCGAGAGTCGCGTGTTCGAGTGCAAGACGTGCAACCGCCACTTCCCGTCGTTCCAGGCGCTGGGCGGGCACCGCGCGAGCCACAAGAAGCCGCGGATGGTCTCTGGCGACAACAGCGGTGGCTATGTGGCGGCGAAGCCGAGGATTCACGAGTGCTCTGTCTGCGGGCTCGAGTTCGCCGTCGGCCAGGCGCTGGGCGGACACATGCGGCGCCACCGGGCGTCGTCGTCACAGGCGCAAGGGTCGACGACGTTGTTTTCGCGTGGCCCAGCGCCGGCGGAGCCGGCCAGAGAGGTGGCGGTGGCGGAGCAGGAGGCCAGAAAGGTGGTGTTGGACTTGAACTTCCCGCCCTTGGAGAATGACGTCGATCTCAAACTGGGTTTGGGATTGAATTTGGAGAGTGCCGATAATTAA